One part of the Pecten maximus chromosome 1, xPecMax1.1, whole genome shotgun sequence genome encodes these proteins:
- the LOC117339022 gene encoding uncharacterized protein LOC117339022 → MANRAQLAVRGKGEIKCDVHKDKDVVFVCKTCNVLICTTCSLSNHKLHFDSLCELSKIKNEKQKIINDFINDSENVNIPKLSQEITSFRTKLSSCKTRYEKLRKNVIDNTDKCKKELDQITAEYVPICNKMEVADTDLIETHITDLERRLDTLTELSTKYKQTLQTGTAVLMYDSVSEIRELDFDIPPTPNIDMAEYTPGVDRQSHMKQALGKLKIPVDLLRYTLPDSPTVMSQFSYPDDITSICPTSDGRAWLCDFETDMVNLINNKGQVIHTIKHNSKIKDISLDPTTGRLWFCCWGERSICEVSSLFTPVTRFTIEDYPARLCVTREGRVVVGTVVDRGTR, encoded by the coding sequence ATGGCAAACCGCGCACAATTAGCTGTAAGGGGAAAGGGGGAAATAAAATGTGATGTACACAAAGATAAGGATGTTGTCTTTGTGTGCAAAACTTGTAATGTATTAATATGCACAACATGTAGCCTTTCAAACCATAAACTTCACTTCGACAGCCTCTGTGAGCTGTCgaaaatcaaaaatgaaaaacaaaagattattaatgattttattaatgacTCAGAAAACGTAAATATTCCTAAATTGAGCCAGGAAATCACTTCATTTCGAACAAAATTATCTTCATGTAAAACTCGGTACGAAAAGCTTCGTAAAAATGTCATCGATAATACTGACAAATGTAAAAAAGAATTAGATCAAATTACTGCGGAGTATGTACCGATTTGTAACAAGATGGAGGTGGCGGACACGGACCTCATCGAGACACACATCACAGACCTGGAGAGGAGGTTGGATACTTTGACGGAACTCTCAACAAAGTATAAACAGACTCTCCAGACAGGAACTGCTGTACTCATGTACGACTCGGTATCAGAAATCCGGGAACTTGATTTCGACATCCCACCGACACCTAACATAGACATGGCAGAGTATACTCCGGGTGTGGACAGACAAAGTCACATGAAACAGGCCCTCGGGAAGTTGAAAATTCCTGTTGACCTTCTCCGGTACACACTTCCTGACAGTCCAACCGTCATGTCCCAGTTCTCATACCCGGATGACATCACATCGATCTGTCCTACATCTGATGGACGTGCGTGGCTGTGTGACTTTGAAACCGACATGGTAAATCTCATAAACAACAAAGGTCAGGTCATACACACGATAAAACACAACAGTAAGATCAAGGACATCAGTCTGGACCCCACCACAGGTCGTCTGTGGTTCTGTTGTTGGGGTGAGAGGTCTATCTGTGAAGTATCTTCATTATTTACACCAGTCACAAGGTTTACTATAGAGGATTACCCAGCCCGTCTGTGTGTGACCAGGGAGGGTCGGGTAGTGGTGGGTACAGTGGTAGACAGGGGTACAAGGTGA